The Neodiprion pinetum isolate iyNeoPine1 chromosome 5, iyNeoPine1.2, whole genome shotgun sequence genome segment CATCGTATTTTCTTTGATTAATAACCAATGGCTATATTTGAgagaaaatatacaaataaagTGCTCCTGGATGACACCGAGAAGCTCAGCAGCGTTATTGAAAATGCCAGAACCATCGACGGTCACACGGTATGATCAACGGAATAAccaatttcaatctactctaAACACTGTGGAACACTGATAAAACGTATATTCGCGAGTATACCTACATCGCAATTCTCTATTTTGAGCATGCAAactgacgtcattttttctCTATCATACTACTTCGAAACTGTAATTTCCCCTCCACCTCGCCCCCTCATCCCGTTAAAACCAGTCGCCGACGAAGTCCCATACCTAATTAGATTCCTACATAATGAATGATAATCAAAAACGGACCAAGGAAATATTCATGCAACTATCCTGCTTCAGAATTACAGCTTTTATCTGTCTATTTTTTGACAGGAATACGTGATCAGAACGCAGCGCGGCCCACTGCCAGAGAAATCGTGGCGGGTTAGTAGACGATACAATGACTTTGTTCAACTCAACGGGGCGCTGTGCCCGTCGGGTATTTCGCTGCCACTGCCACCAAAACGTATTATTGGTAATATGGAACCAGACTTCATAGCTCAACGGCAACTAGCTCTGCAGGTGTGTCTTCTGATTGATCAAGGTAGTGTTATTCTGGGGCGTCTTAAATATGTCAATGAAATTTACAACTTTATCAAGGgaatagatgaaaatttatgatCATTagaaatgaatgtataaaacGATAATTcaatcattgttattattgatttttgtgtTCTCTTTTTCCAGAATTATCTTAACACGGTTCTAATGAATCCCATACTGGCATCGTCGCTGcctatgaaaaaatttttggaccCTGATAATTACACTGCACCTTTACATGGTAGGATCGCAAGAAGATTTTCACTAGATACTTTATTTTCAGGGCTGGTAGCATGTCAGTGTATGCATTCACAgtctttgttttattttaattgcGCGACATGAACAAAGGATTCGGTTAATGAGATTATTCCTGATATTCAAATACAGTATTAAATTACTGCAATAAAGAAATATCTATACTTTATTCCCGCACTTTACTATCCAGAAATTCAATTGATATCAACAACTTGAAAAAGGAATAACATCTGAGAAACTACTATTTTAACAATTTGCTGTACTGTATCCAATTTCTCTTACTATACTGAGAAGGTGAAGAATAACGTATACAGATGTAATATCAAGAGTAGGACACGGTATcctatgaaaagaaaataacagaCTCTTGTAACTCTTTTGCATTAGAAGGAACGTGCGGCAAATCTAACAagtaaaatttgaatgattATTCTCAAAATGGCTGCTACCAGCACTCCTTTTTAGATTTAGTTCCATGTTTATATTCACAAAGACTGGAAATTAACTCATTCCCcgtttactttatttttacgaTAATATAGTAAGATTACGATTTTATCTATTTGCAGAGGTCGCGTTGCAGCAGGTGTCATTAGCATTGCGTAGCGATGCGAATTACGAAGTCGGTAAACCAATACCAGACATGGGATGGAGATTGAGAAAACATTATTACACGGTTAAAAATCGTCAGAGTCCAAAGCAGGAGTTATTACTAGCTTGGGTAGAATTCGGCCCTGACAAACATTTGCAGGACAAGGATGTTCATGGGGTTTTCAAGAGTTTAGGATCACTTCGTCATAGCTACATAGAACCAATAGTTCATCAGCACGTAACTGAGAATGGCGCTTTGACtgttagaaatttttatccagaTGGGACGTTAAGAGATATTTTATGCCACGCCAAGCCAAAGCAAccattcattaaaaaatatgggAACCCTAAGCAAACAAAATCATTAAACGTGCAAGAAATTTCTGCCTACGCTTTCCAGGTAACTGAGAATCTTAACTCAAAGTATTTCATGAATCAGTTGTCAAGTATAAACTCAAGTGATAGTGCTTTTGAATAGACGTTACGCATCATGGATTATCTAAACAGTTTATTGCATATTGGATTTTGTGATCTCCCTAACAacagtgtaaaaaataataaatacaagTGGGCACTGTaataagaaattttcagtaaCTTTAATGccttattttttatatccaaATTAGATACTGGATGCATTAGCCTTCTTACACGAGAAGGGGCTGCCATACGGACATCTTCACACCGGGAATGTCATCTTGACACCGTCAGGGGCAAAACTACTGGATATAGAAAATGGGCTGCTAGGTTTACCAGCATTTTACAGACCATATGTTGTTCAGAGACGAAAATTATATGCTACGGTATAGAGTATATCTTTACCCAGCGATTGTGAGTGTACAAATTTTGTGTCGTCACCAACTTTTTCACTGATATATTTCAGGTTCAAGTAGACGTTTATTCATTTGGCCACGTTGTTTACGAAATGGCATTTGGACGGCCTTTGCTTGAGGCCACGTGCT includes the following:
- the LOC124219621 gene encoding PX domain-containing protein kinase-like protein isoform X2; the encoded protein is MAIFERKYTNKVLLDDTEKLSSVIENARTIDGHTEYVIRTQRGPLPEKSWRVSRRYNDFVQLNGALCPSGISLPLPPKRIIGNMEPDFIAQRQLALQNYLNTVLMNPILASSLPMKKFLDPDNYTAPLHEVALQQVSLALRSDANYEVGKPIPDMGWRLRKHYYTVKNRQSPKQELLLAWVEFGPDKHLQDKDVHGVFKSLGSLRHSYIEPIVHQHVTENGALTVRNFYPDGTLRDILCHAKPKQPFIKKYGNPKQTKSLNVQEISAYAFQILDALAFLHEKGLPYGHLHTGNVILTPSGAKLLDIENGLLGLPAFYRPYVVQRRKLYATVQVDVYSFGHVVYEMAFGRPLLEATCSEFSHSDPNLKNLLELILSPEALKQDLPTVAQLLDHPFFQQSKCRGLNTLEKPHFKLSSHLKDALMGAISKAELRLRDEQKVARHQKRLVKVQEMMSSEEEMKKRKQKLKKEQKLAQEQRSTSQLGTNGTKQMNGKSPERSDSPTSTSTATSAGTLTPPSHTGHKS
- the LOC124219621 gene encoding PX domain-containing protein kinase-like protein isoform X1, with translation MAIFERKYTNKVLLDDTEKLSSVIENARTIDGHTEYVIRTQRGPLPEKSWRVSRRYNDFVQLNGALCPSGISLPLPPKRIIGNMEPDFIAQRQLALQNYLNTVLMNPILASSLPMKKFLDPDNYTAPLHEVALQQVSLALRSDANYEVGKPIPDMGWRLRKHYYTVKNRQSPKQELLLAWVEFGPDKHLQDKDVHGVFKSLGSLRHSYIEPIVHQHVTENGALTVRNFYPDGTLRDILCHAKPKQPFIKKYGNPKQTKSLNVQEISAYAFQILDALAFLHEKGLPYGHLHTGNVILTPSGAKLLDIENGLLGLPAFYRPYVVQRRKLYATVQVDVYSFGHVVYEMAFGRPLLEATCSEFSHSDPNLKNLLELILSPEALKQDLPTVAQLLDHPFFQQSKCRGLNTLEKPHFKLSSHLKDALMGAISKAELRLRDEQKVARHQKRLVKVQEMMSSEEEMKKRKQKLKKEQKLAQEQRSTSQLGTNGTKQMNGKSPERSDSPTSTSTATSAGTLTPPSHSSVDVHNGNTKGKIAIAPLPPPMPTVSPVTDDSGERSALLGSICTFNKANLRKVSNGNL
- the LOC124219621 gene encoding PX domain-containing protein kinase-like protein isoform X3 → MNPILASSLPMKKFLDPDNYTAPLHEVALQQVSLALRSDANYEVGKPIPDMGWRLRKHYYTVKNRQSPKQELLLAWVEFGPDKHLQDKDVHGVFKSLGSLRHSYIEPIVHQHVTENGALTVRNFYPDGTLRDILCHAKPKQPFIKKYGNPKQTKSLNVQEISAYAFQILDALAFLHEKGLPYGHLHTGNVILTPSGAKLLDIENGLLGLPAFYRPYVVQRRKLYATVQVDVYSFGHVVYEMAFGRPLLEATCSEFSHSDPNLKNLLELILSPEALKQDLPTVAQLLDHPFFQQSKCRGLNTLEKPHFKLSSHLKDALMGAISKAELRLRDEQKVARHQKRLVKVQEMMSSEEEMKKRKQKLKKEQKLAQEQRSTSQLGTNGTKQMNGKSPERSDSPTSTSTATSAGTLTPPSHSSVDVHNGNTKGKIAIAPLPPPMPTVSPVTDDSGERSALLGSICTFNKANLRKVSNGNL